From Falco biarmicus isolate bFalBia1 chromosome 18, bFalBia1.pri, whole genome shotgun sequence, one genomic window encodes:
- the LETM2 gene encoding LETM1 domain-containing protein LETM2, mitochondrial isoform X3: MAACSCSALLAAARPSFRGSHLLAFSNSPYTPAVAFVQLVDSHLNQTCIRASENLPSPHCARLGFGLPPSPANIVRTFHMSTCLHQELQDEPPPHRSTVKQGTKPAKTPAKQVVEAAGGKKSLRQKVVDELKHYYNGFHLLWIDTKVAARMVWRLLHGQVLTRRERRRLMRTCADLFRLVPFLVFVVVPFMEFLLPVFLKLFPEMLPSTFETESKKEEKQKKKLNAKLELAKFLQETIAEMAKRNKADTGQGKQFSTYVHQIRHTGHQPSTQEIVRFSKLFEDELTLEHLERPQLVALCKLLELQPIGTNNLLRFQLLLRLRTIKADDEMIAKEGVNGLSVSELQSACRARGMRSLGLSEEQLKEQLTQWLDLHLKENVPPSLLLLSRALYLIDIKPQSVPVPQSKIGETAEIVTSVLEGQETLMDPAPIVQGRKNEELVSQPTEKLPVSEVLVKPPSRELLMSTSRMPT, from the exons ATGGCGGCCTGCAGCTGCAGCGCACTCCTCGCTGCCGCCAGGCCCAG TTTCAGAGGCTCCCATCTTCTTGCGTTCTCCAATTCTCCATACACTCCAGCTGTTGCTTTTGTCCAATTAGTGGATTCTCATTTAAACCAGACTTGCATAAGAGCCTCTGAAAACCTGCCATCACCGCACTGTGCGCGGTTGGGCTTTGGCCTGCCTCCCTCACCGGCTAACATTGTGCGAACGTTTCACATGTCCACCTGCTTGCATCAGGAGCTCCAAGACGAACCTCCGCCCCACCGAAGCACTGTAAAGCAGGGCACTAAGCCTGCTAAAACTCCAGCAAAACAAGTCGTAGAGGCTGCCGGGGGGAAAAAGTCTTTACGCCAAAAAGTTGTGGATGAACTGAAACATTATTACAATGGATTCCACTTGCTCTGGATTGACACTAAAGTGGCTGCCAGGATGGTGTGGAGGCTGTTACATGGTCAGGTCCTCACTAGGAGGGAGAGACGAAGG TTGATGAGAACCTGCGCAGACCTCTTCCGCCTAGTTCCCTTCCTGGTGTTTGTTGTTGTCCCCTTCATGGAGTTTCTGTTACCTGTATTCTTGAAGCTCTTTCCTGAAATGCTGCCGTCGACCTTTGAGACAGAGTCAAAAAAG gaagaaaagcagaaaaagaaattaaatgcaaagctGGAGTTAGCAAAGTTCCTGCAGGAGACCATTGCAGAGATGGCCAAAAGGAACAAAGCAGACACAGGACAAGGAAAACAATTCTCCACTTACGTGCACCAG ATTCGTCACACCGGCCATCAGCCCAGTACCCAGGAGATCGTACGCTTCTCCAAGCTCTTTGAGGATGAGCTGACCCTGGAGCACTTGGAACGACCGCAGTTAGTGGCTCTTTGCAAATTGCTTGAGCTGCAGCCCATTGGCACCAACAACCTGCTCCGCTTTCAACTTCTGCTGAGACTCAGAACTATCAAGGCAGATGATGAA atgaTTGCCAAGGAAGGAGTCAATGGCCTAAGTGTGTCTGAACTGCAGAGTGCATGCAGAGCCAGAGGAATGCGATCGTTGGGTCTCTCAGAGGAGCAGCTAAAGGAACAGCTCACACAG TGGCTGGATCTGCATTTGAAAGAGAATGTTCCAccttctctgctcctgctttccCGTGCCTTGTACTTAATAGATATAAAGCCACAATCTGTTCCAGTTCCACAAAGTAAG ATAGGTGAAACCGCTGAAATTGTGACATCCGTCCTTGAAGGTCAAGAGACCCTAATGGATCCTGCTCCCATTGTACAGGGAAGAAAG aatGAAGAACTTGTGTCTCAGCCAACAGAGAAATTGCCAGTCTCGGAAGTGTTAGTTAAGCCTCCCTCACGAGAG CTGCTTATGTCTACATCTAGGATGCCCACTTAA
- the LETM2 gene encoding LETM1 domain-containing protein LETM2, mitochondrial isoform X2 codes for MAACSCSALLAAARPSFRGSHLLAFSNSPYTPAVAFVQLVDSHLNQTCIRASENLPSPHCARLGFGLPPSPANIVRTFHMSTCLHQELQDEPPPHRSTVKQGTKPAKTPAKQVVEAAGGKKSLRQKVVDELKHYYNGFHLLWIDTKVAARMVWRLLHGQVLTRRERRRLMRTCADLFRLVPFLVFVVVPFMEFLLPVFLKLFPEMLPSTFETESKKEEKQKKKLNAKLELAKFLQETIAEMAKRNKADTGQGKQFSTYVHQIRHTGHQPSTQEIVRFSKLFEDELTLEHLERPQLVALCKLLELQPIGTNNLLRFQLLLRLRTIKADDEMIAKEGVNGLSVSELQSACRARGMRSLGLSEEQLKEQLTQWLDLHLKENVPPSLLLLSRALYLIDIKPQSVPVPQSKIGETAEIVTSVLEGQETLMDPAPIVQGRKNEELVSQPTEKLPVSEVLVKPPSRETKMEASQSSKAGANGV; via the exons ATGGCGGCCTGCAGCTGCAGCGCACTCCTCGCTGCCGCCAGGCCCAG TTTCAGAGGCTCCCATCTTCTTGCGTTCTCCAATTCTCCATACACTCCAGCTGTTGCTTTTGTCCAATTAGTGGATTCTCATTTAAACCAGACTTGCATAAGAGCCTCTGAAAACCTGCCATCACCGCACTGTGCGCGGTTGGGCTTTGGCCTGCCTCCCTCACCGGCTAACATTGTGCGAACGTTTCACATGTCCACCTGCTTGCATCAGGAGCTCCAAGACGAACCTCCGCCCCACCGAAGCACTGTAAAGCAGGGCACTAAGCCTGCTAAAACTCCAGCAAAACAAGTCGTAGAGGCTGCCGGGGGGAAAAAGTCTTTACGCCAAAAAGTTGTGGATGAACTGAAACATTATTACAATGGATTCCACTTGCTCTGGATTGACACTAAAGTGGCTGCCAGGATGGTGTGGAGGCTGTTACATGGTCAGGTCCTCACTAGGAGGGAGAGACGAAGG TTGATGAGAACCTGCGCAGACCTCTTCCGCCTAGTTCCCTTCCTGGTGTTTGTTGTTGTCCCCTTCATGGAGTTTCTGTTACCTGTATTCTTGAAGCTCTTTCCTGAAATGCTGCCGTCGACCTTTGAGACAGAGTCAAAAAAG gaagaaaagcagaaaaagaaattaaatgcaaagctGGAGTTAGCAAAGTTCCTGCAGGAGACCATTGCAGAGATGGCCAAAAGGAACAAAGCAGACACAGGACAAGGAAAACAATTCTCCACTTACGTGCACCAG ATTCGTCACACCGGCCATCAGCCCAGTACCCAGGAGATCGTACGCTTCTCCAAGCTCTTTGAGGATGAGCTGACCCTGGAGCACTTGGAACGACCGCAGTTAGTGGCTCTTTGCAAATTGCTTGAGCTGCAGCCCATTGGCACCAACAACCTGCTCCGCTTTCAACTTCTGCTGAGACTCAGAACTATCAAGGCAGATGATGAA atgaTTGCCAAGGAAGGAGTCAATGGCCTAAGTGTGTCTGAACTGCAGAGTGCATGCAGAGCCAGAGGAATGCGATCGTTGGGTCTCTCAGAGGAGCAGCTAAAGGAACAGCTCACACAG TGGCTGGATCTGCATTTGAAAGAGAATGTTCCAccttctctgctcctgctttccCGTGCCTTGTACTTAATAGATATAAAGCCACAATCTGTTCCAGTTCCACAAAGTAAG ATAGGTGAAACCGCTGAAATTGTGACATCCGTCCTTGAAGGTCAAGAGACCCTAATGGATCCTGCTCCCATTGTACAGGGAAGAAAG aatGAAGAACTTGTGTCTCAGCCAACAGAGAAATTGCCAGTCTCGGAAGTGTTAGTTAAGCCTCCCTCACGAGAG ACCAAAATGGAAGCATCTCAGAGCAGCAAGGCCGGTGCCAATGGAGTCTAG
- the LETM2 gene encoding LETM1 domain-containing protein LETM2, mitochondrial isoform X1 yields MAACSCSALLAAARPSFRGSHLLAFSNSPYTPAVAFVQLVDSHLNQTCIRASENLPSPHCARLGFGLPPSPANIVRTFHMSTCLHQELQDEPPPHRSTVKQGTKPAKTPAKQVVEAAGGKKSLRQKVVDELKHYYNGFHLLWIDTKVAARMVWRLLHGQVLTRRERRRLMRTCADLFRLVPFLVFVVVPFMEFLLPVFLKLFPEMLPSTFETESKKEEKQKKKLNAKLELAKFLQETIAEMAKRNKADTGQGKQFSTYVHQIRHTGHQPSTQEIVRFSKLFEDELTLEHLERPQLVALCKLLELQPIGTNNLLRFQLLLRLRTIKADDEMIAKEGVNGLSVSELQSACRARGMRSLGLSEEQLKEQLTQWLDLHLKENVPPSLLLLSRALYLIDIKPQSVPVPQSKIGETAEIVTSVLEGQETLMDPAPIVQGRKNEELVSQPTEKLPVSEVLVKPPSREVSLSKFLDLPKEIVLYRTYRQTGNLCYKM; encoded by the exons ATGGCGGCCTGCAGCTGCAGCGCACTCCTCGCTGCCGCCAGGCCCAG TTTCAGAGGCTCCCATCTTCTTGCGTTCTCCAATTCTCCATACACTCCAGCTGTTGCTTTTGTCCAATTAGTGGATTCTCATTTAAACCAGACTTGCATAAGAGCCTCTGAAAACCTGCCATCACCGCACTGTGCGCGGTTGGGCTTTGGCCTGCCTCCCTCACCGGCTAACATTGTGCGAACGTTTCACATGTCCACCTGCTTGCATCAGGAGCTCCAAGACGAACCTCCGCCCCACCGAAGCACTGTAAAGCAGGGCACTAAGCCTGCTAAAACTCCAGCAAAACAAGTCGTAGAGGCTGCCGGGGGGAAAAAGTCTTTACGCCAAAAAGTTGTGGATGAACTGAAACATTATTACAATGGATTCCACTTGCTCTGGATTGACACTAAAGTGGCTGCCAGGATGGTGTGGAGGCTGTTACATGGTCAGGTCCTCACTAGGAGGGAGAGACGAAGG TTGATGAGAACCTGCGCAGACCTCTTCCGCCTAGTTCCCTTCCTGGTGTTTGTTGTTGTCCCCTTCATGGAGTTTCTGTTACCTGTATTCTTGAAGCTCTTTCCTGAAATGCTGCCGTCGACCTTTGAGACAGAGTCAAAAAAG gaagaaaagcagaaaaagaaattaaatgcaaagctGGAGTTAGCAAAGTTCCTGCAGGAGACCATTGCAGAGATGGCCAAAAGGAACAAAGCAGACACAGGACAAGGAAAACAATTCTCCACTTACGTGCACCAG ATTCGTCACACCGGCCATCAGCCCAGTACCCAGGAGATCGTACGCTTCTCCAAGCTCTTTGAGGATGAGCTGACCCTGGAGCACTTGGAACGACCGCAGTTAGTGGCTCTTTGCAAATTGCTTGAGCTGCAGCCCATTGGCACCAACAACCTGCTCCGCTTTCAACTTCTGCTGAGACTCAGAACTATCAAGGCAGATGATGAA atgaTTGCCAAGGAAGGAGTCAATGGCCTAAGTGTGTCTGAACTGCAGAGTGCATGCAGAGCCAGAGGAATGCGATCGTTGGGTCTCTCAGAGGAGCAGCTAAAGGAACAGCTCACACAG TGGCTGGATCTGCATTTGAAAGAGAATGTTCCAccttctctgctcctgctttccCGTGCCTTGTACTTAATAGATATAAAGCCACAATCTGTTCCAGTTCCACAAAGTAAG ATAGGTGAAACCGCTGAAATTGTGACATCCGTCCTTGAAGGTCAAGAGACCCTAATGGATCCTGCTCCCATTGTACAGGGAAGAAAG aatGAAGAACTTGTGTCTCAGCCAACAGAGAAATTGCCAGTCTCGGAAGTGTTAGTTAAGCCTCCCTCACGAGAGGTAAGCTTGTCAAAATTCTTAGACCTTCCAAAGGAGATTGTTCTTTACAGAACTTACAGACAAACTGGAAATTTATGCTACAAGATGTGA
- the LETM2 gene encoding LETM1 domain-containing protein LETM2, mitochondrial isoform X4, producing the protein MSTCLHQELQDEPPPHRSTVKQGTKPAKTPAKQVVEAAGGKKSLRQKVVDELKHYYNGFHLLWIDTKVAARMVWRLLHGQVLTRRERRRLMRTCADLFRLVPFLVFVVVPFMEFLLPVFLKLFPEMLPSTFETESKKEEKQKKKLNAKLELAKFLQETIAEMAKRNKADTGQGKQFSTYVHQIRHTGHQPSTQEIVRFSKLFEDELTLEHLERPQLVALCKLLELQPIGTNNLLRFQLLLRLRTIKADDEMIAKEGVNGLSVSELQSACRARGMRSLGLSEEQLKEQLTQWLDLHLKENVPPSLLLLSRALYLIDIKPQSVPVPQSKIGETAEIVTSVLEGQETLMDPAPIVQGRKNEELVSQPTEKLPVSEVLVKPPSREVSLSKFLDLPKEIVLYRTYRQTGNLCYKM; encoded by the exons ATGTCCACCTGCTTGCATCAGGAGCTCCAAGACGAACCTCCGCCCCACCGAAGCACTGTAAAGCAGGGCACTAAGCCTGCTAAAACTCCAGCAAAACAAGTCGTAGAGGCTGCCGGGGGGAAAAAGTCTTTACGCCAAAAAGTTGTGGATGAACTGAAACATTATTACAATGGATTCCACTTGCTCTGGATTGACACTAAAGTGGCTGCCAGGATGGTGTGGAGGCTGTTACATGGTCAGGTCCTCACTAGGAGGGAGAGACGAAGG TTGATGAGAACCTGCGCAGACCTCTTCCGCCTAGTTCCCTTCCTGGTGTTTGTTGTTGTCCCCTTCATGGAGTTTCTGTTACCTGTATTCTTGAAGCTCTTTCCTGAAATGCTGCCGTCGACCTTTGAGACAGAGTCAAAAAAG gaagaaaagcagaaaaagaaattaaatgcaaagctGGAGTTAGCAAAGTTCCTGCAGGAGACCATTGCAGAGATGGCCAAAAGGAACAAAGCAGACACAGGACAAGGAAAACAATTCTCCACTTACGTGCACCAG ATTCGTCACACCGGCCATCAGCCCAGTACCCAGGAGATCGTACGCTTCTCCAAGCTCTTTGAGGATGAGCTGACCCTGGAGCACTTGGAACGACCGCAGTTAGTGGCTCTTTGCAAATTGCTTGAGCTGCAGCCCATTGGCACCAACAACCTGCTCCGCTTTCAACTTCTGCTGAGACTCAGAACTATCAAGGCAGATGATGAA atgaTTGCCAAGGAAGGAGTCAATGGCCTAAGTGTGTCTGAACTGCAGAGTGCATGCAGAGCCAGAGGAATGCGATCGTTGGGTCTCTCAGAGGAGCAGCTAAAGGAACAGCTCACACAG TGGCTGGATCTGCATTTGAAAGAGAATGTTCCAccttctctgctcctgctttccCGTGCCTTGTACTTAATAGATATAAAGCCACAATCTGTTCCAGTTCCACAAAGTAAG ATAGGTGAAACCGCTGAAATTGTGACATCCGTCCTTGAAGGTCAAGAGACCCTAATGGATCCTGCTCCCATTGTACAGGGAAGAAAG aatGAAGAACTTGTGTCTCAGCCAACAGAGAAATTGCCAGTCTCGGAAGTGTTAGTTAAGCCTCCCTCACGAGAGGTAAGCTTGTCAAAATTCTTAGACCTTCCAAAGGAGATTGTTCTTTACAGAACTTACAGACAAACTGGAAATTTATGCTACAAGATGTGA
- the LETM2 gene encoding LETM1 domain-containing protein LETM2, mitochondrial isoform X5 — protein MVWRLLHGQVLTRRERRRLMRTCADLFRLVPFLVFVVVPFMEFLLPVFLKLFPEMLPSTFETESKKEEKQKKKLNAKLELAKFLQETIAEMAKRNKADTGQGKQFSTYVHQIRHTGHQPSTQEIVRFSKLFEDELTLEHLERPQLVALCKLLELQPIGTNNLLRFQLLLRLRTIKADDEMIAKEGVNGLSVSELQSACRARGMRSLGLSEEQLKEQLTQWLDLHLKENVPPSLLLLSRALYLIDIKPQSVPVPQSKIGETAEIVTSVLEGQETLMDPAPIVQGRKNEELVSQPTEKLPVSEVLVKPPSREVSLSKFLDLPKEIVLYRTYRQTGNLCYKM, from the exons ATGGTGTGGAGGCTGTTACATGGTCAGGTCCTCACTAGGAGGGAGAGACGAAGG TTGATGAGAACCTGCGCAGACCTCTTCCGCCTAGTTCCCTTCCTGGTGTTTGTTGTTGTCCCCTTCATGGAGTTTCTGTTACCTGTATTCTTGAAGCTCTTTCCTGAAATGCTGCCGTCGACCTTTGAGACAGAGTCAAAAAAG gaagaaaagcagaaaaagaaattaaatgcaaagctGGAGTTAGCAAAGTTCCTGCAGGAGACCATTGCAGAGATGGCCAAAAGGAACAAAGCAGACACAGGACAAGGAAAACAATTCTCCACTTACGTGCACCAG ATTCGTCACACCGGCCATCAGCCCAGTACCCAGGAGATCGTACGCTTCTCCAAGCTCTTTGAGGATGAGCTGACCCTGGAGCACTTGGAACGACCGCAGTTAGTGGCTCTTTGCAAATTGCTTGAGCTGCAGCCCATTGGCACCAACAACCTGCTCCGCTTTCAACTTCTGCTGAGACTCAGAACTATCAAGGCAGATGATGAA atgaTTGCCAAGGAAGGAGTCAATGGCCTAAGTGTGTCTGAACTGCAGAGTGCATGCAGAGCCAGAGGAATGCGATCGTTGGGTCTCTCAGAGGAGCAGCTAAAGGAACAGCTCACACAG TGGCTGGATCTGCATTTGAAAGAGAATGTTCCAccttctctgctcctgctttccCGTGCCTTGTACTTAATAGATATAAAGCCACAATCTGTTCCAGTTCCACAAAGTAAG ATAGGTGAAACCGCTGAAATTGTGACATCCGTCCTTGAAGGTCAAGAGACCCTAATGGATCCTGCTCCCATTGTACAGGGAAGAAAG aatGAAGAACTTGTGTCTCAGCCAACAGAGAAATTGCCAGTCTCGGAAGTGTTAGTTAAGCCTCCCTCACGAGAGGTAAGCTTGTCAAAATTCTTAGACCTTCCAAAGGAGATTGTTCTTTACAGAACTTACAGACAAACTGGAAATTTATGCTACAAGATGTGA